A window of the Streptomyces sp. NBC_01351 genome harbors these coding sequences:
- a CDS encoding bacterial proteasome activator family protein, with protein sequence MEMPRSERSQDSPPNVLIVGQDGMAVGGADDESREVPVTEMVEQPAKVMRIGSMIKQLLEEVRAAPLDEASRVRLKDIHAASVKELEDGLAPELVEELERLSLPFTEEAIPSEAELRIAQAQLVGWLEGLFHGIQTALFAQQMAARAQLEQMRRALPPGAPTDDEDGHGPVRSGPYL encoded by the coding sequence ATGGAGATGCCGAGGAGTGAACGGTCGCAGGACAGCCCCCCGAACGTCTTGATCGTGGGACAGGACGGGATGGCGGTCGGCGGCGCCGATGACGAGTCGCGCGAGGTCCCGGTGACGGAGATGGTCGAACAGCCCGCCAAGGTCATGCGGATCGGCAGCATGATCAAGCAACTCCTGGAAGAGGTACGTGCCGCGCCTCTCGACGAGGCGAGCCGGGTCCGGCTCAAGGACATCCATGCCGCCTCGGTGAAGGAGCTGGAGGACGGCCTGGCCCCCGAGCTCGTGGAGGAACTGGAGCGCCTGTCCCTCCCGTTCACCGAGGAGGCCATCCCCTCCGAAGCGGAACTGCGCATCGCGCAGGCGCAGTTGGTGGGCTGGCTGGAGGGCCTCTTCCACGGCATCCAGACGGCCCTGTTCGCGCAGCAGATGGCGGCGCGGGCGCAGCTGGAACAGATGCGGCGGGCGCTGCCTCCGGGGGCCCCGACGGACGACGAAGACGGCCACGGCCCGGTCCGCTCGGGCCCGTACCTCTAG
- a CDS encoding protein kinase domain-containing protein, giving the protein MAPEPEGNGAGMTEGPEHWGAGGLVGDGRYRLTHRLGRGGMAEVFAAEDVRLGRTVAVKLLRPDLAEDPVSKARFTREAQSVAGLNHHAVVAVYDSGEDRVGPNTVPYIVMELVEGRTIRDLLLSAEAPGPEQALIIVSGVLEALAYSHQHGIVHRDIKPANVIITDAGAVKVMDFGIARALHGAQSTMTQTGMVMGTPQYLSPEQALGKAVDHRSDLYATGCLLYELLALRPPFTGETPLSVVYQHVQDAPVPPSQLPEGHTIPHELDGLVMRSLAKDPDDRFQSAEEMRGLVQYALRMLHDQGPNTGTWNTGPVTMALPHGRGGSQTTVMPAGGGTGGQPAYGSNSMTSQFQQPMVPPLNPDDGSAFPGGRGGRGGHDGYDGYDDRGNGGRWKMWLFAVLAVVAVAGGVAYAVTSVVDKQKETPPATQSSTPGGQPSTPGATGDTPSQPTPTNTPSFSESTFTATRSRTPSHTPSSSASASSSTSNSASPSESKSGSSTATPTRSPSASPSASKTDGPGPGGPANPNDEE; this is encoded by the coding sequence ATGGCACCCGAACCCGAGGGAAACGGCGCCGGGATGACCGAGGGTCCTGAGCACTGGGGCGCCGGCGGCCTGGTGGGAGACGGCCGTTACCGGCTGACGCACCGGCTGGGCCGTGGCGGCATGGCCGAGGTGTTCGCCGCCGAGGACGTACGTCTGGGCCGCACCGTCGCCGTCAAGCTGCTCCGCCCCGACCTGGCCGAGGATCCCGTCTCGAAGGCGCGCTTCACGCGCGAGGCACAGTCCGTCGCGGGACTCAACCACCATGCCGTCGTCGCCGTGTACGACTCGGGCGAGGACCGGGTCGGCCCGAACACCGTCCCGTACATCGTGATGGAGCTGGTCGAGGGCCGCACCATCCGCGACCTGCTGCTCAGCGCCGAGGCCCCGGGCCCCGAGCAGGCGCTCATCATCGTCTCCGGCGTGCTCGAAGCGCTCGCCTACTCGCACCAGCACGGCATCGTCCACCGTGACATCAAGCCGGCGAACGTCATCATCACCGACGCCGGCGCGGTCAAGGTGATGGACTTCGGCATCGCGCGCGCCCTGCACGGTGCGCAGTCGACGATGACGCAGACCGGCATGGTCATGGGCACCCCGCAGTACCTGTCGCCGGAGCAGGCCCTCGGCAAGGCCGTGGACCACCGCTCCGACCTGTACGCGACCGGCTGCCTGCTGTACGAACTCCTCGCGCTGCGGCCCCCGTTCACCGGCGAAACCCCGCTCTCGGTGGTCTACCAGCACGTACAGGACGCCCCGGTGCCGCCCTCGCAGCTGCCGGAGGGCCACACCATCCCCCACGAGCTCGACGGCCTCGTCATGCGTTCCCTCGCCAAGGACCCGGACGACCGGTTCCAGAGCGCCGAGGAGATGCGCGGACTGGTCCAGTACGCGCTCCGGATGCTGCACGACCAGGGCCCCAACACCGGAACCTGGAACACCGGCCCGGTCACCATGGCCCTGCCGCACGGCCGCGGCGGGAGCCAGACCACGGTCATGCCCGCGGGCGGCGGGACGGGTGGTCAGCCGGCCTACGGCTCGAACTCCATGACCTCGCAGTTCCAGCAGCCGATGGTGCCGCCGCTGAACCCGGACGACGGCTCCGCCTTCCCCGGCGGCCGGGGTGGCCGGGGCGGCCACGACGGCTACGACGGTTACGACGACCGCGGCAACGGCGGCCGCTGGAAGATGTGGCTCTTCGCGGTGCTCGCGGTCGTCGCGGTCGCCGGGGGCGTGGCCTACGCGGTCACCTCCGTGGTCGACAAGCAGAAGGAGACCCCGCCGGCCACCCAGTCGAGCACGCCCGGCGGGCAGCCGAGCACGCCCGGAGCGACGGGGGACACGCCGTCGCAGCCGACCCCGACCAACACGCCCTCGTTCAGCGAGTCCACGTTCACGGCGACCCGCAGCAGGACGCCGAGCCACACGCCGTCGAGCTCGGCGTCGGCGTCCTCGTCCACGTCGAATTCGGCGTCGCCCTCGGAGTCCAAGAGCGGCTCGTCGACGGCCACGCCGACGCGCAGCCCCTCGGCCTCGCCCTCGGCGTCGAAGACCGATGGCCCCGGCCCCGGCGGCCCCGCCAACCCGAACGACGAGGAATAG
- a CDS encoding ABC transporter permease, whose protein sequence is MLALPIVGVSAADLTLRSAELSPEQALTRQIGAADARVSLSHVGGPILQKPDGSSFAPVGGFEEYASKPRPKEDKQEDPVGSALPAGAEAVKDSHGYVKVRTRHGLLDTQLRELDAHSPLTAGLITVDRGRLPETAGEVIATTAFLENSGLYVGSSVTPRGVNSAYKIVGAYEVPDELKRDELLAPPGTLFAPLDKALQASGAPGLHPEDSYLVKLGGDGFTWNIVKAANAKGLVVVSRAVVLDPPADSDVPLYQQEPKERFELGDGGSVVEMATVATVVGLAMLEICLLAGPAFAVGARRSRRQLGLVGANGGDRRHIRSIVLSGGLVIGAVAAVTGTAVGIALTVALRPVLEEYLGNRFGGFDFRPLELAGIALLAVVTGLLAAIVPAVTASRQTVLASLTGRRGVRRANRVLPVIGLIAVGGGAAIALYGTTSRMGPAVVVAGSALAELGVVALTPVLVGLFGRLGRWLPLSPRLALRDAVRNRGRTAPAVAAVLAAVAGTVAVATYAHSQELQNRHAYVADLPHGTGLLEASENSAHKEVPALREVLAKQLPLGVRADVDRLVVGKPGCESYSEEPGCGRVEVIRPKDQRCPLYEAVNGPDAFTAEQRKELARDWRCRQVRHSQHDVVVADEKLLSVLAVTDPGSVAALKAGQTVSFDRRNVKDGKLTLRIITDPQAANGFGKPGEDTPGVDKVLPVHQVPDGTEGWGIQAILPASAVKATGLTTAPYGSYFSLDGTASSEQRQTLAGEYDRMGVDAHVRIEAGYEGSDSLTLLALTVFAGLVTIGAAGIATGLAQADAEADLKTLAAVGAAPRVRRTLSGFQCGVVALMGVVLGSAAGILPAVGLRLTQRREMETLFESGVQRGFTTLDEIPYVPIAVPWQTLGWLLVAVPLGAALLAALVTRSSGALARRTAG, encoded by the coding sequence ATGCTCGCCCTGCCGATCGTCGGGGTGAGCGCCGCCGACCTCACGCTGCGCAGCGCCGAACTCTCCCCCGAGCAGGCGCTCACCCGCCAGATCGGCGCCGCCGACGCCCGGGTGAGCCTCTCGCACGTGGGCGGGCCCATCCTCCAGAAGCCCGACGGCTCCAGCTTCGCGCCGGTCGGCGGCTTCGAGGAGTACGCCTCCAAGCCCAGGCCGAAGGAGGACAAGCAGGAGGATCCGGTGGGCTCGGCGCTCCCGGCCGGAGCCGAGGCGGTCAAGGACTCACACGGCTACGTCAAGGTCCGCACCAGGCACGGGCTGCTCGACACCCAACTGCGCGAACTCGACGCGCACAGCCCGCTGACGGCCGGCCTGATCACCGTCGACCGCGGACGGCTGCCGGAGACCGCGGGCGAGGTCATCGCCACCACCGCCTTCCTGGAGAACTCCGGCCTCTACGTCGGCTCTTCGGTCACCCCGCGCGGCGTGAACTCCGCGTACAAGATCGTCGGCGCCTACGAGGTGCCCGACGAGCTGAAGCGGGACGAGCTCCTCGCCCCGCCCGGGACCCTGTTCGCCCCGCTCGACAAGGCCCTCCAGGCCTCCGGAGCACCCGGCCTGCACCCCGAGGACTCCTACCTGGTCAAGCTCGGCGGCGATGGTTTCACGTGGAACATCGTCAAGGCGGCCAACGCCAAGGGCCTGGTCGTCGTCTCCCGCGCCGTGGTCCTCGACCCGCCCGCCGACTCCGACGTACCGCTGTACCAGCAGGAGCCGAAGGAGCGCTTCGAACTCGGCGACGGCGGCTCGGTCGTCGAGATGGCCACCGTGGCCACCGTCGTGGGCCTCGCGATGCTGGAGATCTGCCTGCTCGCCGGACCCGCCTTCGCGGTCGGCGCCCGGCGCTCGCGCCGCCAGCTGGGCCTGGTCGGCGCCAACGGCGGCGACCGGCGGCACATCCGCTCCATCGTGCTCTCCGGCGGCCTCGTCATCGGCGCCGTGGCCGCCGTCACCGGCACCGCCGTCGGCATCGCGCTCACCGTCGCGCTCCGGCCGGTGCTGGAGGAGTACCTCGGCAACCGCTTCGGCGGCTTCGACTTCCGCCCGCTGGAACTCGCCGGCATCGCCCTGCTCGCCGTGGTGACCGGGCTGCTCGCCGCGATCGTCCCGGCCGTCACCGCCTCCCGGCAGACCGTGCTGGCCTCGCTGACCGGCCGTCGCGGCGTCCGCCGCGCCAACCGGGTCCTGCCCGTCATCGGCCTGATCGCCGTCGGCGGCGGCGCCGCGATCGCCCTGTACGGCACCACCTCGCGGATGGGCCCCGCCGTGGTCGTGGCCGGCAGCGCCCTCGCCGAGCTCGGCGTCGTCGCCCTCACCCCGGTCCTGGTCGGCCTCTTCGGGCGGCTCGGGCGGTGGCTGCCGCTGTCGCCGCGGCTCGCGCTGCGCGACGCCGTGCGCAACCGGGGGCGTACGGCGCCCGCCGTGGCCGCGGTGCTGGCCGCCGTCGCCGGAACCGTCGCGGTGGCCACGTACGCGCACAGCCAGGAGCTGCAGAACCGGCACGCGTACGTCGCCGACCTGCCGCACGGCACCGGGCTGCTGGAAGCCTCCGAGAACAGCGCACACAAGGAGGTGCCCGCCCTGCGCGAGGTCCTCGCCAAGCAACTCCCGCTGGGCGTGCGGGCGGACGTCGACCGCCTCGTCGTCGGCAAGCCCGGCTGCGAGTCGTACTCCGAGGAACCGGGCTGCGGCCGGGTCGAGGTCATCAGGCCCAAGGATCAGCGCTGCCCGCTGTACGAAGCCGTGAACGGGCCCGATGCCTTCACCGCGGAGCAGAGGAAGGAGCTGGCACGGGACTGGCGCTGCCGACAGGTCCGGCACAGCCAGCACGACGTCGTCGTCGCCGACGAGAAGCTGCTCTCCGTGCTCGCCGTGACCGATCCGGGCTCGGTGGCCGCCCTCAAGGCCGGGCAGACCGTCTCCTTCGACAGGCGCAACGTCAAGGACGGCAAGCTCACCCTGCGGATCATCACCGACCCGCAGGCGGCCAACGGCTTCGGCAAGCCCGGCGAGGACACGCCGGGCGTGGACAAGGTCCTCCCCGTCCACCAAGTGCCCGACGGCACCGAGGGCTGGGGCATCCAGGCGATCCTGCCGGCTTCCGCCGTCAAGGCGACCGGGCTGACCACGGCACCGTACGGCTCCTACTTCAGCCTCGACGGAACCGCGAGCAGCGAGCAGCGCCAGACGCTCGCCGGTGAGTACGACCGGATGGGCGTGGACGCCCACGTGCGCATCGAGGCGGGTTACGAGGGCAGCGACAGCCTCACCCTGCTCGCCCTCACCGTCTTCGCCGGACTGGTCACCATCGGCGCGGCCGGCATCGCCACCGGGCTCGCCCAGGCCGACGCCGAGGCCGACCTGAAGACCCTCGCCGCGGTGGGCGCGGCGCCGCGGGTACGGCGCACGCTGAGCGGCTTCCAGTGCGGGGTGGTCGCCCTGATGGGCGTCGTCCTGGGCTCGGCGGCCGGAATCCTGCCCGCGGTGGGGCTGCGGCTCACCCAGCGCCGCGAGATGGAGACGCTCTTCGAGTCGGGCGTCCAGCGGGGCTTCACGACGCTGGACGAGATCCCGTACGTGCCGATCGCGGTGCCGTGGCAGACCCTGGGCTGGCTGCTCGTCGCCGTCCCGCTGGGCGCGGCGCTGCTGGCCGCCCTGGTCACCCGTTCGAGCGGGGCGCTCGCCCGGCGGACGGCCGGCTGA
- a CDS encoding response regulator transcription factor produces MREDGKIKVFLLDDHEVVRRGVHELLSVEEDIEIVGEAGTAADALVRIPATRPDVAVLDVRLPDGSGVEVCREVRSQNEDIKCLMLTSFADDEALFDAIMAGASGYVLKAIRGNELLSAVRDVAAGKSLLDPVATARVLERLRDGKNGKGDDRLSNLTEQERKILDLIGEGLTNRVIGERLHLAEKTIKNYVSSLLSKLGMERRSQAAAYVARLQAEKRH; encoded by the coding sequence GTGCGCGAAGACGGAAAAATCAAGGTATTCCTCCTGGACGACCACGAAGTGGTACGTCGGGGTGTCCATGAGCTGTTGTCGGTCGAAGAGGACATCGAGATCGTGGGCGAGGCCGGTACGGCCGCCGACGCGCTGGTCCGGATCCCCGCCACCCGCCCGGACGTGGCCGTGCTCGACGTCCGGCTGCCCGACGGCAGTGGTGTGGAGGTGTGCCGCGAGGTGCGCTCCCAGAACGAGGACATCAAGTGCCTGATGCTGACCTCGTTCGCCGACGACGAGGCACTGTTCGACGCGATCATGGCCGGCGCCTCGGGCTACGTCCTCAAGGCGATCCGCGGCAATGAGCTGCTCAGCGCCGTACGGGACGTGGCGGCGGGCAAGTCCCTGCTGGACCCGGTGGCCACCGCCCGGGTGCTGGAGCGGCTGCGCGACGGCAAGAACGGCAAGGGCGACGACCGGCTCTCCAACCTCACCGAGCAGGAGCGGAAGATCCTCGACCTGATCGGCGAGGGCCTGACCAACCGGGTCATCGGCGAGCGGCTGCACCTGGCCGAGAAGACGATCAAGAACTACGTCTCCAGCCTGCTCTCCAAGCTGGGCATGGAGCGCCGCTCCCAGGCCGCGGCCTACGTGGCCCGCCTCCAGGCGGAGAAGCGGCACTGA
- a CDS encoding PadR family transcriptional regulator: protein MSIRHGLLALLERGPRYGSQLRTEFESRTGSTWPLNVGQVYTTLARLERDGLVAPDGEDSAGHTLYAITDSGRTELREWYERPVDRANPPRDELSIKLAMAVGAPSVDIRAVIQSQRHATIRAMQDYTRLKATALAAIESGQSRERDDVAWLLVLEQLIFQTEAEARWLDHCESRLVRLSLPADRRAAQSERPQAEPPVARSDADTDADATDADGDGGAPTASTSSAPASATPASTPTTRPRTARTRRG from the coding sequence ATGTCGATCCGTCACGGCCTGCTCGCCCTGCTCGAACGGGGCCCCAGGTACGGCTCCCAGCTGCGCACCGAGTTCGAATCCCGCACCGGCTCCACCTGGCCGCTCAACGTCGGGCAGGTGTACACCACCCTGGCCCGCCTCGAACGCGACGGACTCGTCGCCCCCGACGGCGAGGACTCCGCCGGGCACACCCTCTACGCCATCACCGACTCCGGTCGCACCGAACTGCGCGAGTGGTACGAGCGCCCCGTCGACCGCGCCAACCCGCCCCGTGACGAGCTGTCCATCAAGCTCGCCATGGCCGTGGGCGCACCGAGCGTGGACATCCGCGCCGTCATCCAGTCCCAGCGCCACGCCACCATCAGGGCGATGCAGGACTACACCCGGCTCAAGGCCACCGCGCTCGCCGCGATCGAGAGCGGGCAGTCCCGCGAACGCGACGACGTGGCCTGGCTGCTCGTCCTGGAGCAGCTGATCTTCCAGACCGAGGCCGAGGCCCGCTGGCTCGACCACTGCGAATCCCGGCTGGTCCGGCTCTCCCTGCCGGCCGACCGGAGAGCCGCACAGTCCGAACGACCCCAGGCCGAACCGCCCGTTGCCCGCTCCGACGCCGACACCGACGCCGACGCCACCGATGCGGACGGGGACGGGGGCGCGCCGACCGCGTCCACTTCCTCGGCCCCGGCCTCCGCGACCCCGGCTTCGACCCCGACAACCCGGCCCCGCACCGCCCGCACGCGGCGAGGCTGA
- a CDS encoding ABC transporter ATP-binding protein, with protein sequence MSEQHQSRQPVLQLERLVRTHGSGATEVHALRGIDLSVHPGELVAVMGPSGSGKSTLLTLAGGLDVPTSGRVIVEGTDITTASRKQLAALRRRSIGYVFQDYNLIPALTAAENVALPRELDGVSARKARVSALAALEEMGLGELADRFPDEMSGGQQQRVAIARALVGDRRLVLADEPTGALDSETGESVLALLRSRCDAGAAGILVTHEPRFAAWADRVVFLRDGSVIDETLRSRPDSLLSEQAARP encoded by the coding sequence ATGTCCGAACAGCACCAGTCCCGGCAACCCGTACTGCAGTTGGAGCGGCTCGTCCGCACCCACGGCAGCGGAGCCACCGAAGTCCACGCCCTGCGCGGCATCGACCTCTCCGTCCACCCCGGCGAACTCGTCGCCGTCATGGGCCCCTCCGGCTCCGGGAAGTCCACGCTGCTCACCCTCGCGGGCGGCCTCGACGTACCGACCAGCGGCCGGGTGATCGTCGAGGGCACCGACATCACCACCGCGAGCCGCAAGCAGCTGGCCGCCCTGCGCCGCCGCAGCATCGGCTACGTCTTCCAGGACTACAACCTGATCCCGGCACTCACCGCCGCGGAGAACGTGGCCCTGCCCCGCGAACTCGACGGCGTCTCCGCCCGCAAGGCCCGCGTCTCCGCGCTCGCCGCACTGGAGGAGATGGGCCTGGGCGAACTCGCCGACCGCTTCCCCGACGAGATGTCCGGCGGCCAGCAGCAGCGCGTGGCCATCGCCCGCGCCCTGGTCGGCGACCGCCGCCTCGTCCTCGCCGACGAACCCACCGGCGCCCTCGACTCCGAGACCGGCGAGTCCGTCCTGGCGCTGCTGCGCTCGCGCTGCGACGCCGGCGCGGCCGGGATCCTCGTCACGCACGAGCCGCGGTTCGCCGCCTGGGCCGACCGCGTGGTCTTCCTCCGCGACGGCAGCGTGATCGACGAGACCCTGCGCAGCCGGCCCGACTCGCTTCTCTCCGAGCAGGCGGCCCGCCCGTGA
- a CDS encoding protein kinase domain-containing protein yields MSQDGTQGRYAGGSLARGRYQLRDLLGEGGMAAVYLAHDTALDRQVAIKTLHTELGREQSFRERFRREAQAVAKLSHTNIVSVFDTGEDEFEGSLMPYIVMEYVEGQPLGSVLQADIAQYGAMPADKALKVTADVLAALDTSHEMGLVHRDIKPGNVMITKRGVVKVMDFGIARAMQSGVTSMTQTGMVVGTPQYLSPEQALGRGVDARSDLYSVGIMLFQLLTGRIPFDADSPLAIAYAHVQEEPVAPSSINRAVTPAMDALVARALKKNPNERFPTAAAMADEIARVLAAGQTGAPVIVQGAPTGGNGAGVSSAVFPPVDSGYQAPPQSVQQPYQTPQTPAPGPYGPPTPAPQPQVHGQGGYAYPHTPPPQQQYAPHTPPPQQQYAPHTPPPYTISPTTAPNQSGRGGGAGGGKKNMPVLVGAIVVSLLAIGGLIAAIVSDGDDEGKQTADGPGTSASASTSASAKASAKAGYKGPDPSRTIDPAKCKEPVKHYSEAEKYSAPDLRYKNLLSVKACIQASGGKYRIVEKDEAVYGKDQVLDQSPRPGDKIAKEGTEYTLTVSTGNPE; encoded by the coding sequence ATGAGCCAGGACGGCACTCAGGGCCGGTACGCAGGCGGTTCCCTGGCCCGTGGCCGTTACCAGCTACGGGATTTGCTCGGCGAGGGCGGCATGGCCGCCGTGTACCTCGCGCACGACACGGCGCTCGACCGCCAGGTGGCCATCAAGACCCTGCACACGGAGCTGGGTCGCGAGCAGTCGTTCCGCGAGCGGTTCCGCCGCGAGGCCCAGGCTGTGGCCAAACTGTCGCACACCAACATCGTCTCGGTGTTCGACACGGGTGAGGACGAGTTCGAGGGCTCGCTCATGCCGTACATCGTCATGGAGTACGTGGAGGGGCAGCCGCTCGGCTCCGTGCTCCAGGCGGACATCGCGCAGTACGGTGCGATGCCGGCCGACAAGGCGCTGAAGGTGACGGCCGACGTACTGGCCGCCCTGGACACCAGCCACGAGATGGGGCTCGTCCACCGCGACATCAAGCCGGGCAACGTCATGATCACCAAGCGTGGCGTGGTCAAGGTGATGGACTTCGGCATCGCCCGTGCCATGCAGTCGGGTGTCACCTCGATGACGCAGACCGGCATGGTCGTCGGCACCCCGCAGTACCTGTCGCCCGAGCAGGCACTGGGGCGCGGGGTCGACGCCCGCTCCGACCTGTACTCGGTCGGCATCATGCTCTTCCAGCTGCTGACCGGTCGGATCCCCTTCGACGCGGACTCGCCGCTGGCCATCGCGTACGCGCACGTGCAGGAGGAGCCGGTCGCCCCGTCCTCCATCAACCGCGCGGTGACCCCGGCGATGGACGCGCTGGTGGCGCGCGCCCTGAAGAAGAACCCGAACGAGCGTTTCCCCACGGCGGCGGCCATGGCGGACGAGATCGCCCGGGTGCTGGCCGCCGGACAGACCGGGGCTCCGGTCATCGTCCAGGGCGCCCCGACGGGCGGCAACGGTGCGGGCGTGTCCTCGGCCGTGTTCCCGCCGGTGGACTCGGGCTACCAGGCCCCGCCGCAGTCGGTGCAGCAGCCGTACCAGACGCCGCAGACCCCGGCGCCCGGTCCGTACGGGCCGCCGACGCCGGCCCCGCAGCCGCAGGTGCACGGGCAGGGCGGCTACGCCTACCCGCACACTCCCCCGCCGCAGCAGCAGTACGCGCCGCACACTCCCCCGCCGCAGCAGCAGTACGCGCCGCACACCCCGCCGCCGTACACGATCTCCCCGACGACCGCCCCGAACCAGTCGGGCCGGGGCGGCGGCGCGGGCGGCGGCAAGAAGAACATGCCGGTGCTCGTGGGCGCGATCGTGGTGTCGCTGCTGGCGATCGGCGGCCTGATCGCCGCGATCGTCTCGGACGGCGACGACGAGGGCAAGCAGACGGCGGACGGCCCGGGCACCTCGGCATCCGCCTCCACCTCCGCGTCCGCCAAGGCCTCCGCCAAGGCCGGGTACAAGGGGCCGGACCCCTCGCGCACGATCGACCCGGCCAAGTGCAAGGAGCCGGTGAAGCACTACAGCGAGGCCGAAAAGTACTCGGCGCCGGACCTTCGGTACAAGAACCTGCTGTCCGTGAAGGCCTGCATCCAGGCCTCGGGCGGCAAGTACAGGATCGTGGAGAAGGACGAGGCCGTGTACGGCAAGGACCAGGTGCTCGACCAGTCCCCGCGCCCCGGCGACAAGATCGCGAAGGAAGGCACGGAGTACACGCTGACCGTGTCGACCGGCAACCCCGAGTAG
- a CDS encoding pyridoxamine 5'-phosphate oxidase family protein — protein MSPEELHAIELLRRVPYGRVATSMRALPFLALARHIVVEDKVVLRMHAGFGYHQACNGSVVAYGADNFNSQDTRLWSVQFTGTAEIVEPTTAELELFGPGPHFVDGAVFDPVYMRIEPQFVSVHSLAGNPDRAYQHAL, from the coding sequence ATGTCCCCAGAGGAACTGCACGCCATCGAACTGCTGCGCCGGGTGCCGTACGGCCGTGTCGCCACCAGCATGCGCGCGCTGCCCTTCCTCGCCCTCGCCCGCCACATCGTGGTGGAGGACAAGGTCGTGCTGAGAATGCACGCCGGCTTCGGCTACCACCAGGCCTGCAACGGCAGCGTGGTGGCCTACGGAGCGGACAACTTCAATTCCCAGGACACCCGGCTGTGGTCCGTCCAGTTCACCGGAACGGCCGAGATCGTCGAGCCGACCACCGCCGAACTGGAACTGTTCGGCCCGGGTCCGCATTTCGTGGACGGAGCGGTCTTCGACCCCGTCTACATGCGCATCGAACCCCAGTTCGTCAGCGTGCACTCGCTCGCCGGAAATCCCGACCGCGCATACCAGCACGCGCTCTGA
- the pdhA gene encoding pyruvate dehydrogenase (acetyl-transferring) E1 component subunit alpha, with amino-acid sequence MTVESTAARKPRRSSGTKRAAGAASAAKPAAATAQTQDAEPQLVQLLTPEGERVDNAENAEFAPFVADITTEDLRGLYRDMVLTRRFDGEATSLQRQGELGLWASLLGQEAAQIGSGRALRGDDYVFPTYREHGVAWCRGVDPTNLLGMFRGVNHGGWDPNTNNFHLYTIVIGSQTLHATGYAMGVAKDGADSAVIAYFGDGASSQGDVAEAFTFSAVYNSPVVFFCQNNQWAISEPTERQMRVPLYQRAQGFGFPGVRVDGNDVLACLAVTRWALERARRGEGPTLVEAFTYRMGAHTTSDDPTKYRRDEETAAWEAKDPILRLKTHLLATGGADEAFFAELEAESEVLGKRVREVVRAMPDPDTMAIFENVYADGHALVDEERAQFAAYLASFEEGH; translated from the coding sequence GTGACCGTGGAGAGCACTGCCGCGCGCAAGCCGCGACGCAGCAGCGGCACCAAGCGGGCTGCAGGCGCGGCAAGCGCCGCCAAGCCCGCCGCTGCCACCGCGCAGACGCAGGACGCTGAACCTCAGCTCGTACAGCTGCTGACGCCCGAAGGGGAACGAGTCGACAACGCGGAAAACGCGGAGTTCGCCCCCTTCGTCGCCGACATCACCACCGAGGACCTGCGCGGGCTGTACCGCGACATGGTGCTCACCCGCCGCTTCGACGGTGAGGCGACCTCGCTCCAGCGTCAGGGCGAACTGGGCCTGTGGGCCTCGCTCCTCGGCCAGGAGGCGGCGCAGATCGGCTCCGGCCGGGCGCTCCGCGGGGACGACTACGTCTTCCCGACCTACCGGGAGCACGGCGTGGCCTGGTGCCGCGGCGTCGACCCGACCAACCTCCTCGGCATGTTCCGCGGTGTGAACCACGGCGGCTGGGACCCGAACACCAACAACTTCCACCTGTACACGATCGTCATCGGCTCGCAGACGCTGCACGCGACCGGTTACGCGATGGGTGTGGCCAAGGACGGCGCCGACTCGGCCGTCATCGCCTACTTCGGCGACGGCGCGTCCAGCCAGGGCGACGTGGCCGAGGCCTTCACCTTCTCGGCCGTCTACAACTCCCCGGTCGTGTTCTTCTGCCAGAACAACCAGTGGGCGATCTCCGAGCCGACCGAGCGCCAGATGCGCGTGCCGCTCTACCAGCGCGCGCAGGGCTTCGGCTTCCCCGGCGTCCGCGTCGACGGCAACGACGTCCTGGCCTGCCTGGCCGTGACCCGCTGGGCGCTGGAGCGGGCCCGCCGGGGAGAGGGCCCGACCCTGGTCGAGGCGTTCACGTACCGCATGGGCGCGCACACCACCTCCGACGACCCGACGAAGTACCGCCGGGACGAGGAGACGGCCGCCTGGGAGGCGAAGGACCCGATCCTGCGCCTGAAGACCCACCTGCTGGCCACCGGGGGCGCCGACGAGGCGTTCTTCGCGGAGCTGGAGGCGGAGAGCGAGGTCCTGGGCAAGCGGGTGCGCGAGGTCGTGCGCGCCATGCCCGACCCCGACACCATGGCGATCTTCGAGAACGTCTACGCGGACGGGCACGCGCTCGTCGACGAGGAGCGCGCCCAGTTCGCCGCCTACCTCGCGTCCTTCGAGGAGGGTCACTGA